The Mycolicibacterium boenickei genome has a segment encoding these proteins:
- the pks2 gene encoding sulfolipid-1 biosynthesis phthioceranic/hydroxyphthioceranic acid synthase, with product MPVTPVTPVAVIGMSCRLPGGIDSPEQFWEALIRGDDLVTEVPPERWDADEYYDPEPGVPGRSVSKWGAFLDDVAGFDAEFFGINERESVAVDPQHRLLLETAWEAMEHAGLTREALADSLTGVFVGLTHADYQMLAADARSLEAAYGFSGNNFSLASGRIAYALGVHGPALTVDTACSSGLTAVHLACRSLHEGESDFALAGGVTLALDPRKFASGSAEGMLSATGRCHAFDIAADGFVASEGCVVVLLKRLPDALRDGDRILAVIRGTAANQDGHTVNIATPSDAAQTAVYRAALTAAGVEPATVGMVEAHGTGTPVGDPIEYSSLAKVYGVDGPCALASVKTNLGHAQAASGAIGLMKAVLAVQHGEVPPNLHFTRLPDQLAEIQTKLFVPQQTTPWCTNGHHPRRAAVSSYGLSGTNVHAILEQAPLAAQEPADSPLPASAAPMLFPLSSTSAEELRHTAGRLADWVQAHDDVALTDLAYTLARRRVHRPVRTAVGASSRGELVSALREIASGDTPFQAAVGRDDRGPVWVFSGQGSQWAGMGAELLATEPVFAATVALAEPIIAAESGFSVTEAMSAPEAVTGQDRLQPTLFTMQVAMAATMKAHGVHPAAVIGHSLGEGAAAVVAGALSLEDGLRLICRRSRLMTRISGKGATAAVELPAKQVLSELTGRGINDVVVAVVASPQSTVVAGTTQTVRDLVADWEQRGVMAREVPVDVAFHSPQVEPIVSDLAAALADLKPMTPEIPFYSATLFDPREQPVCDADYWVTNMRKMVRFATAVQAALEDGHRVFAELSPHPLLTRALQQTAAGRETPMAALAAMRRQQAMPNGLRGLLTDLHSAGAAVDFSVLCPDGQLVDAPLPTWTHRRLWLSGGGQEAQTHGGCTIAVHPLLGANVRLHEEPERYVWQSDIGTAAQPWLADHQIRTVAVLPGAGYCEMALAAARAVLGEDSEVRDIRFEQALLLGEQTVVGASASMSAPGVAAFTVETDEDGQQARHASAVLHTAAGEPPPSYDISALLVAHPCDEDGTDVRDRVGQHGIQYGPAFTGLVTVRTGEAEARTVLADVALPRSIRSQQDAYGVHPALLDACFQSVEAHPDVQALGGDVLGLPLGVRRLRIYRSARNAHYCYTRLTKADTAGIEADIDVLDAEGTVLLSVQGLRLGTSASGNGHDDQVLSERLLTVEWRHRELPEVEYAEAGSWLLISAGQDSVTAELSDALKNSGAQCTTMYWPDQVDDAPTCQELGGLLGTGRFTGVVVLEGPRNGDNADQSPLRGREYVRQLVHIARQLPEVSGELPRLFVVTRNAQTVIAGDVANLDQAELRGLIRVIGTEHPHLSATQIDVDEATAVDQVARQLLSGSDEDETAWRNGRWYAARLCLAPLRPDERQTTVAQLERDRMRLQIRTPGDLDSMELVACEQVPPGPGEIEVAVNASSVNFADVLVAFGRYPAFDGHLPQLGIDFAGVVTAVGPDVTEHKVGDRVGGLCANGCWGTFVTCDARLAATLPPGLTDSEAAALTIATATAYYGLNDMARIKAGDKVLIHSATGGVGQAAMAIARAAGAEIFATAGSEQRRQLLRDMGVEHVYDSRSLEFADQIRRDTEGYGVDIVLNSVTGAAQRAGLELLAFGGRFVEIGKRDIYGDSRLGLFPFRRNLSFYAVDLALMSVSHPDRLRELLETVYLLTAEGDLPMPAVTHYPLADAATAIRMMSGAQHTGKLVLDIPHTGSSRLVVPPAQVRVFRPDGAYIITGGLGGLGLFIAERMAANGCGRIVLSSRSQPSAQALERVERLRAAGVDVLVECGDIAAAGTAERLVAAATADGLAVRGVLHAAGVIEDAALTNITDELIERDWAPKVYGAWNLHTATADQPLDWFCSFSSAAALVGSPGQGAYAAANSWLDAFSLWRRSQGLPGTAIAWGAWAQIGRGTALAEGTGVAIAPDEGAYAFESLLRHDRAYTGYAPITGAPWLSLFAERSPFAEAFRSTGQSTTGTGKLRAELDELPPDEWAAKLRHVISDQVSVILRRSVDPDRSLSEYGMDSLGALELRTRIENETGIRISATGITTVHGLADLLCEKLMPAGAA from the coding sequence ATGCCCGTCACCCCGGTTACCCCGGTTGCCGTCATCGGAATGTCCTGCCGTCTGCCCGGCGGCATCGACTCGCCCGAGCAGTTCTGGGAGGCCTTGATCCGAGGCGATGACTTGGTCACCGAGGTTCCGCCGGAACGCTGGGACGCTGACGAATACTACGATCCGGAGCCAGGCGTTCCCGGTCGATCCGTATCGAAGTGGGGCGCATTCCTCGACGACGTAGCCGGCTTCGATGCGGAATTCTTCGGCATCAACGAACGCGAGAGCGTGGCGGTCGATCCGCAGCACCGACTGTTGCTGGAAACCGCCTGGGAAGCCATGGAACATGCCGGCCTCACTCGCGAAGCCCTGGCCGATTCGCTGACCGGCGTGTTCGTCGGATTGACGCACGCCGACTACCAGATGCTGGCCGCCGACGCGCGGTCCCTGGAGGCGGCATACGGCTTCAGCGGCAACAACTTCAGCTTGGCGTCGGGGCGGATCGCATATGCACTCGGGGTGCACGGTCCGGCGCTCACAGTCGACACGGCATGTTCTTCCGGCCTGACCGCGGTGCACCTGGCCTGCCGCAGCCTGCACGAGGGTGAGAGCGATTTCGCTCTGGCCGGCGGCGTCACATTGGCATTGGACCCGCGCAAGTTCGCTTCCGGCTCAGCTGAGGGAATGCTCTCGGCGACCGGACGCTGCCACGCGTTCGATATCGCCGCCGACGGATTCGTGGCCAGCGAAGGCTGCGTCGTGGTGTTACTCAAGCGGTTGCCCGATGCGTTGAGAGACGGCGACCGGATACTGGCCGTGATTCGCGGTACCGCGGCCAACCAGGACGGTCACACCGTCAACATCGCGACACCGTCAGATGCCGCGCAGACCGCGGTCTACCGCGCGGCGTTGACAGCGGCCGGGGTCGAACCAGCCACGGTCGGCATGGTCGAGGCACACGGCACCGGCACACCGGTGGGCGACCCGATCGAGTACTCCAGCCTGGCAAAGGTTTACGGCGTCGACGGCCCCTGCGCGCTGGCATCGGTCAAGACCAACTTGGGGCATGCCCAGGCAGCCTCTGGCGCAATCGGACTGATGAAAGCTGTCCTGGCGGTGCAGCACGGCGAGGTACCGCCCAACCTCCATTTCACCCGACTGCCCGATCAACTCGCCGAGATTCAGACCAAACTCTTTGTGCCCCAGCAGACGACACCGTGGTGCACCAACGGACATCATCCCCGACGGGCGGCGGTGTCGTCTTACGGGCTGTCGGGGACGAATGTGCACGCGATCCTGGAGCAGGCACCGCTCGCGGCGCAGGAACCCGCCGATTCGCCGCTACCGGCATCGGCGGCCCCGATGCTGTTCCCACTGTCCTCGACCTCGGCCGAGGAACTGCGGCACACCGCCGGGCGGCTGGCCGACTGGGTGCAGGCACACGATGATGTCGCCCTGACGGATCTGGCCTACACTCTGGCGCGCCGACGCGTGCACCGACCGGTGCGCACTGCTGTCGGTGCGAGCAGCCGAGGGGAACTCGTCTCGGCGTTGCGCGAAATCGCCAGTGGCGATACACCATTCCAGGCCGCCGTCGGGCGCGATGACCGTGGTCCGGTGTGGGTGTTCTCCGGCCAGGGTTCGCAGTGGGCCGGAATGGGCGCCGAGCTCTTGGCAACCGAGCCGGTGTTCGCCGCCACGGTGGCGCTGGCCGAGCCGATCATCGCGGCCGAGTCCGGATTCTCTGTTACCGAAGCGATGTCGGCGCCAGAAGCCGTGACCGGGCAGGATCGGCTGCAGCCGACGTTGTTCACCATGCAGGTCGCCATGGCCGCCACGATGAAGGCACACGGGGTGCATCCCGCAGCGGTCATCGGCCACTCCCTCGGGGAGGGCGCGGCAGCTGTCGTCGCGGGGGCGTTGTCGCTGGAGGACGGACTGCGCCTCATCTGCCGACGGTCCCGGCTGATGACCCGAATTTCTGGGAAGGGTGCCACGGCAGCCGTGGAATTGCCTGCCAAACAAGTACTTTCCGAGTTGACCGGCCGCGGCATCAACGATGTCGTGGTGGCGGTGGTGGCATCGCCACAGTCCACCGTCGTCGCAGGTACCACCCAGACCGTGCGCGATCTCGTGGCGGACTGGGAACAACGTGGCGTGATGGCCCGCGAAGTTCCGGTCGACGTCGCCTTCCATTCACCCCAGGTGGAGCCGATCGTCAGCGACCTGGCTGCCGCACTCGCTGACCTCAAACCCATGACACCGGAAATTCCGTTTTACTCGGCGACCCTGTTCGACCCACGCGAGCAACCGGTATGCGATGCCGACTACTGGGTGACCAACATGCGCAAGATGGTGCGGTTCGCCACCGCGGTGCAGGCGGCGTTGGAGGACGGCCACCGGGTCTTCGCCGAACTGTCGCCACACCCGCTGCTCACCCGGGCCCTGCAACAGACGGCCGCCGGCCGCGAAACACCGATGGCCGCCCTGGCTGCGATGCGCCGACAACAAGCGATGCCCAATGGGCTGCGCGGACTGCTGACCGATCTACACAGCGCCGGAGCCGCCGTTGATTTCTCGGTGCTGTGCCCCGACGGTCAACTGGTGGATGCGCCGCTACCGACCTGGACACACCGCAGGCTGTGGCTCAGCGGTGGCGGTCAGGAAGCGCAGACCCACGGCGGCTGCACCATCGCAGTGCACCCCCTGCTGGGCGCCAATGTCCGGTTGCACGAGGAACCCGAGCGCTACGTGTGGCAGTCCGATATCGGCACTGCCGCCCAACCCTGGCTCGCCGATCACCAGATACGGACTGTCGCAGTCCTTCCCGGGGCGGGCTACTGCGAGATGGCGCTGGCCGCTGCCCGGGCTGTGTTGGGCGAGGATTCCGAAGTCCGCGACATCCGGTTCGAGCAGGCATTGCTTCTCGGTGAGCAGACAGTGGTCGGGGCCTCGGCATCGATGTCGGCCCCCGGCGTCGCCGCCTTCACCGTCGAGACCGATGAGGACGGCCAGCAGGCGCGGCACGCCAGTGCGGTCCTGCATACCGCAGCGGGTGAACCGCCTCCCTCATACGACATCTCTGCGCTCCTGGTCGCCCACCCCTGCGACGAGGACGGCACGGATGTGCGTGATCGCGTGGGCCAGCATGGGATTCAATACGGCCCGGCGTTTACCGGCCTGGTCACCGTACGCACCGGCGAGGCGGAGGCCCGCACTGTGCTCGCCGACGTCGCGCTCCCCCGCTCGATCCGCTCGCAGCAGGACGCATACGGCGTGCACCCGGCACTTCTGGATGCCTGCTTCCAATCGGTCGAGGCGCATCCTGACGTTCAGGCCCTCGGCGGGGACGTGCTCGGATTGCCCCTGGGCGTGCGGCGGCTACGGATCTACCGCTCGGCGCGCAACGCGCACTACTGCTACACGCGGTTGACAAAGGCCGACACCGCCGGAATCGAGGCCGACATCGATGTGCTCGACGCCGAAGGCACTGTCCTGCTGAGTGTGCAAGGACTTCGCCTGGGCACCAGCGCCTCCGGCAACGGACACGACGATCAGGTGCTCAGCGAGAGACTGCTGACCGTCGAATGGCGGCATCGCGAACTACCGGAGGTGGAATACGCCGAAGCCGGATCGTGGCTGCTGATCAGTGCCGGCCAGGACTCGGTGACCGCCGAGTTGAGCGACGCCCTGAAAAACAGTGGTGCCCAATGCACCACCATGTACTGGCCGGATCAAGTCGACGATGCGCCGACGTGCCAGGAGTTGGGCGGCCTTCTCGGTACGGGCCGGTTCACCGGTGTGGTGGTCCTGGAGGGACCGCGGAACGGCGACAACGCGGATCAGTCCCCCCTCCGGGGTCGCGAGTACGTGCGTCAGCTCGTACACATCGCCCGCCAATTGCCGGAAGTGAGTGGCGAGCTGCCCCGCCTGTTCGTGGTCACCCGCAACGCCCAGACGGTGATAGCCGGCGACGTGGCCAACCTGGATCAGGCCGAGCTACGCGGTTTGATCCGGGTCATCGGCACCGAGCATCCGCATCTGAGCGCCACCCAGATCGATGTGGACGAAGCCACTGCAGTCGATCAGGTGGCGCGGCAACTCCTCAGCGGATCGGATGAGGACGAAACCGCGTGGCGCAACGGCAGGTGGTATGCAGCCCGGCTGTGCCTCGCCCCGCTACGCCCCGACGAGCGGCAGACGACGGTCGCCCAGCTTGAGCGCGACCGGATGCGGCTACAAATCCGCACCCCGGGCGACCTGGACTCGATGGAACTCGTTGCCTGCGAGCAGGTTCCCCCCGGGCCGGGCGAGATCGAGGTCGCGGTCAACGCTTCCAGCGTCAACTTCGCCGACGTGCTCGTCGCATTCGGCCGCTATCCCGCGTTCGACGGTCACCTTCCACAGCTGGGTATCGACTTCGCCGGTGTGGTCACCGCGGTCGGGCCTGACGTGACTGAACACAAGGTCGGCGATCGCGTCGGCGGTTTGTGTGCCAACGGGTGCTGGGGCACATTCGTCACCTGCGACGCACGCCTGGCCGCCACGTTGCCGCCAGGCCTGACCGACTCCGAGGCGGCCGCGCTGACCATTGCGACCGCCACTGCGTACTACGGGCTGAACGACATGGCCCGGATCAAGGCAGGCGACAAGGTGCTGATCCACTCCGCGACCGGCGGGGTCGGCCAGGCCGCGATGGCGATCGCCCGCGCGGCCGGCGCGGAGATCTTCGCCACCGCGGGTAGCGAGCAGCGTCGGCAGCTGCTGCGCGACATGGGGGTTGAGCATGTCTACGACTCGCGCAGCCTTGAGTTCGCCGATCAGATCCGCCGGGATACCGAAGGCTACGGCGTAGACATCGTGCTGAACTCGGTGACCGGCGCGGCCCAGCGGGCCGGCCTCGAATTGCTGGCGTTCGGCGGGAGGTTCGTCGAGATCGGCAAACGGGATATCTACGGAGATTCCCGGTTGGGGCTCTTCCCGTTCCGACGCAACCTGTCGTTCTACGCCGTCGATCTGGCTCTGATGTCGGTCAGTCATCCGGACCGGCTCCGAGAATTGCTGGAAACGGTCTATCTGCTGACCGCCGAAGGTGATCTACCGATGCCAGCGGTCACGCACTATCCACTCGCCGACGCCGCCACCGCGATCCGGATGATGAGCGGCGCGCAGCACACCGGCAAGCTGGTGCTGGACATCCCGCACACCGGCTCCAGCCGGCTCGTGGTACCGCCGGCACAGGTCCGGGTGTTCCGGCCCGACGGGGCGTACATCATCACCGGCGGTCTCGGCGGCCTCGGATTGTTCATCGCCGAGCGTATGGCGGCCAACGGATGTGGGCGGATCGTGCTGTCCTCGCGCTCACAGCCCAGCGCCCAAGCACTGGAGAGAGTCGAGCGCCTCCGCGCCGCCGGTGTCGACGTCCTCGTCGAGTGCGGTGACATCGCCGCGGCCGGCACAGCGGAGCGATTGGTGGCTGCCGCCACCGCCGATGGCCTCGCGGTGCGCGGCGTACTACACGCAGCGGGTGTGATCGAGGACGCCGCGCTGACGAACATCACTGACGAACTCATCGAGCGTGACTGGGCGCCAAAGGTTTACGGCGCATGGAATCTGCATACCGCCACCGCGGACCAGCCGCTGGACTGGTTCTGCTCGTTCTCGTCGGCGGCCGCGCTGGTCGGCTCTCCCGGGCAGGGCGCGTATGCCGCTGCCAACAGCTGGCTGGACGCATTCAGCTTGTGGCGCCGGTCGCAGGGCCTGCCGGGCACCGCCATCGCATGGGGAGCCTGGGCGCAGATCGGTCGCGGCACCGCCCTGGCCGAAGGTACCGGAGTCGCGATCGCGCCCGACGAAGGTGCGTACGCATTCGAGTCGCTGCTGCGTCACGACCGCGCATACACCGGCTATGCCCCGATCACGGGCGCTCCGTGGTTGAGCCTGTTCGCCGAGCGCAGCCCCTTCGCCGAGGCCTTCCGGTCGACTGGCCAAAGCACGACGGGCACAGGCAAGTTGCGCGCCGAACTCGATGAACTGCCACCCGACGAGTGGGCAGCCAAGTTGCGGCACGTGATCTCCGACCAGGTGAGCGTGATCCTGCGCCGCAGCGTCGATCCGGACCGCTCTCTCTCCGAGTACGGCATGGATTCGCTGGGCGCGCTGGAACTGCGCACCCGTATCGAAAACGAAACAGGGATCCGGATCTCGGCCACTGGCATCACGACCGTGCACGGTCTGGCGGACCTGCTGTGCGAGAAGCTCATGCCCGCGGGAGCTGCCTGA
- a CDS encoding GAP family protein yields the protein MWGSLVVLALLTTINPVRLGIILLVLSRPRPVQNLLAYWAGAVLIGMATLVIPLFVLHSTPASSAFAKNFAHPTANPAAQRITIALGVLLLAIAVFMVARNLLRTPVAAGSHQRPSGDGVGTTSTLVDDSGAPPAIARLLYSTPDDDDADPKSRRLAGRIRKAWQNGSPWIPFVIGIIVVPPLDGVLFALAIVVASGASFEVQLIALIAFVFGVLLVEEFILVSNVVAPARTQAALRRLHEWASAHRQAFAAAICAVVGASLVLRGIGGL from the coding sequence ATGTGGGGCTCGCTGGTAGTACTGGCACTGTTGACGACCATCAATCCTGTGCGCCTCGGAATCATCCTCCTGGTGCTCTCGCGGCCGCGGCCCGTGCAAAACCTGCTCGCTTACTGGGCGGGCGCAGTGCTCATCGGAATGGCCACCCTCGTCATTCCACTGTTCGTGCTCCACTCCACTCCGGCTTCGTCCGCTTTCGCGAAGAATTTTGCGCACCCCACCGCGAATCCGGCCGCACAACGCATCACAATCGCGCTCGGAGTGCTTCTCCTGGCGATCGCTGTGTTCATGGTGGCGCGCAACTTGTTGCGAACGCCCGTGGCCGCAGGGAGTCATCAGAGGCCATCGGGTGACGGTGTCGGCACCACCTCGACACTCGTGGACGATTCAGGGGCACCGCCTGCCATCGCACGGCTGTTGTACTCCACGCCGGACGATGACGATGCCGATCCCAAATCTCGGCGACTGGCGGGGCGCATCCGCAAGGCCTGGCAGAACGGGTCCCCGTGGATCCCCTTCGTCATCGGCATCATCGTGGTCCCGCCACTCGACGGGGTTCTGTTCGCGCTGGCCATCGTCGTAGCCTCAGGAGCCTCGTTCGAGGTCCAGTTGATCGCACTGATCGCGTTCGTCTTCGGCGTGCTTCTCGTCGAGGAGTTCATCCTCGTCAGCAACGTGGTTGCACCAGCGCGAACCCAGGCGGCACTGCGTAGATTGCACGAATGGGCCAGTGCACATCGCCAGGCGTTCGCGGCCGCCATCTGCGCGGTGGTCGGAGCGTCCTTGGTGCTCAGGGGCATCGGCGGCCTCTGA
- a CDS encoding WS/DGAT/MGAT family O-acyltransferase: MSNVLDLLDQTMYDIGQATGSNTLLQCVWMYDRPVDINGLRQFHYHLERGRLSRCIARSPLPFGRSRWVAPDHLPELEIVESARPREQFDDWLNEQVNTPLDCEHGPGWHLAVLPFTDGGAGVSLVVSHCLTDGVGLWEAMADAALGRDDPISWPAAGSRGRFRAMREDARQTVRDIPAIGRAVAAAIRLGQQGRNGAEAVRPSAPASSALPPGDDEPHLLPTVTIFVDADEWDARAHALGGTRNTLLVGLAARLAQQAGRVAADGSVVVTLPVNERTADDTRANAIGGVRTTVDPASATTDLSEIRSAVKQALIRHSEQPDPQQVLNALVPLMPERVLKAARSAARGNPFNLVGASNVGEIDSAASRPDGTAADSFAIRLHHLGVATSTLDRYGGVQTMLSGAMDGRIFVSLSSYLPGHDNSNDELRLQLSTALDEF; the protein is encoded by the coding sequence ATGAGCAACGTACTCGATCTGCTCGATCAGACGATGTACGACATCGGGCAGGCCACTGGGTCGAACACCCTGCTGCAGTGTGTCTGGATGTATGACCGCCCGGTCGACATCAACGGTCTCCGGCAGTTCCACTACCACCTTGAGCGAGGTCGGCTGTCTCGCTGCATCGCACGGTCCCCACTGCCATTCGGGCGCAGCCGCTGGGTGGCGCCCGACCATCTACCTGAGCTTGAGATCGTCGAGTCAGCCCGCCCGCGCGAACAATTCGACGACTGGCTCAACGAACAGGTCAACACCCCGCTGGATTGCGAGCACGGTCCCGGATGGCACCTGGCGGTGCTCCCGTTCACCGACGGCGGCGCCGGTGTGAGCCTGGTCGTCTCGCATTGCCTCACCGACGGCGTCGGGCTGTGGGAGGCGATGGCGGATGCAGCGCTCGGTCGCGACGACCCGATCAGCTGGCCCGCCGCCGGATCGCGCGGGCGGTTCCGAGCCATGCGAGAAGACGCCCGCCAGACCGTGCGCGATATCCCGGCCATCGGCCGCGCCGTCGCCGCCGCAATACGCCTGGGGCAACAAGGGCGCAACGGCGCCGAGGCAGTCAGACCGTCCGCCCCGGCATCGTCTGCGCTGCCGCCTGGAGACGACGAACCCCACCTGCTACCAACGGTGACGATATTCGTCGACGCCGATGAGTGGGACGCCCGCGCACACGCACTCGGTGGCACCCGCAACACGCTGCTTGTGGGTCTGGCGGCCCGCCTCGCGCAACAGGCCGGACGGGTTGCTGCGGACGGTTCGGTGGTCGTGACGCTACCGGTGAACGAGCGCACTGCGGACGACACCCGCGCCAACGCGATCGGAGGCGTGCGCACCACAGTCGACCCGGCGTCTGCAACGACAGATCTGAGTGAGATCCGGTCCGCAGTCAAGCAAGCACTGATTCGGCACTCGGAGCAACCCGACCCCCAGCAGGTACTGAATGCGCTGGTGCCCCTGATGCCTGAGCGGGTCCTGAAAGCCGCCCGCAGCGCGGCCAGGGGCAACCCATTCAATCTCGTCGGCGCATCGAACGTCGGAGAGATTGATTCCGCCGCCAGCCGACCCGATGGCACGGCGGCCGATTCTTTCGCCATCAGGCTGCACCACCTGGGCGTGGCCACGTCGACCCTGGACCGCTACGGCGGGGTGCAGACCATGCTTTCCGGCGCGATGGACGGACGGATTTTTGTGTCGTTGAGTTCTTATCTCCCAGGCCATGACAATTCGAATGATGAGCTGCGACTGCAGCTTTCGACAGCGTTGGATGAGTTCTAG
- a CDS encoding ornithine cyclodeaminase family protein, producing MLSYSDARRLVDMVGMDVIMRTCIDRLRRGLSEVARDGWRNCPPRNGFVHDYRVGGGVIENMPYLEVNRGMTLKTISYKPNNNAEHRLPTVVGAICRYSDSSGELLAICDATVPTAIRTGAATAVASSILARPDSQTAAIVGAGLQAVTQIHALSVAFPLDRIQVYDIDRRCAESLADRCNFTSARFEVFDDPHGVVNGADILVTATSVRPGAGPVVKDERLAPHLHINSIGSDEPGKTELPLSVLNRAYICVDHMEQALNEGECQVLERDEIDVTLQDLVGVASSTGEPLPQVHDLTVFDSTGFAFEDHVALDVFLDFAAEAGIGDKFSILDGPVALHSPYLASAAK from the coding sequence ATGCTTTCGTATAGCGATGCGAGGCGCTTGGTGGACATGGTGGGAATGGACGTGATAATGCGCACCTGTATCGACAGGTTGCGGAGGGGGCTTTCGGAGGTGGCGCGCGACGGTTGGCGAAACTGCCCGCCCCGAAATGGGTTTGTGCACGACTATCGAGTTGGTGGTGGGGTGATCGAGAACATGCCGTATCTCGAAGTCAATCGTGGAATGACATTGAAAACAATCAGCTATAAGCCGAATAACAACGCCGAGCATCGGTTGCCGACTGTCGTCGGAGCAATATGTAGGTACAGCGATTCCAGCGGTGAATTGCTCGCGATCTGTGATGCCACAGTACCTACTGCAATTCGTACCGGTGCTGCTACTGCTGTGGCCAGTTCGATTCTCGCTCGGCCTGATTCGCAAACTGCGGCGATAGTCGGTGCTGGATTGCAGGCAGTTACCCAGATCCACGCGCTGAGCGTTGCGTTTCCTCTGGACCGGATCCAGGTTTACGACATCGACAGACGGTGTGCTGAATCCCTGGCGGATCGGTGCAACTTCACGTCCGCCCGGTTTGAGGTCTTTGACGACCCGCACGGCGTTGTCAACGGTGCAGATATTCTGGTGACCGCCACATCGGTTCGTCCTGGCGCAGGCCCAGTCGTGAAGGACGAGAGGCTTGCCCCCCACCTCCATATAAATTCAATCGGATCGGACGAGCCCGGCAAGACTGAGTTGCCGCTGTCAGTTTTGAACAGGGCATACATTTGTGTCGACCATATGGAACAAGCATTAAACGAAGGAGAATGCCAGGTTCTTGAAAGAGATGAAATCGACGTAACCTTGCAAGACCTGGTCGGAGTTGCAAGTTCGACGGGCGAACCACTTCCTCAAGTGCACGATCTCACCGTGTTCGACAGCACTGGATTCGCATTTGAAGACCACGTGGCTCTGGACGTATTTCTAGACTTCGCAGCCGAGGCTGGTATCGGCGATAAATTCTCTATCCTCGACGGGCCGGTGGCGCTGCATTCACCGTACTTGGCATCGGCAGCCAAATAG
- a CDS encoding WS/DGAT/MGAT family O-acyltransferase has product MSNVLDVLDQRAFDLGRAIGVTSLLQTVWVYGRPIDIDGLRRFHEHLRQGRLSRRIEQSPLPFGRHRWIASGGSSDLEIVETARPREQFDDWLDEQVNTPLDCEHGPGWHLAVLPFTDGGAGVSLVVSHCLTDGVGLCEALADAALGRDDPMSWPAAASRSRGKALLQDSWQAVRDIPAVGRAVVAAIRLARRSRAGAAPTITPPTLPGADEPTAVPMATIFVDAEEWDARAQALGGTSNSLLVGLAARLAHRAGRVGADGSVVVGMPVNQRADGDTRANAIGNAAVTVDPELATTDLREIRAAVKQALIRHPDVPDEVYAVNAIIPLLPKRFLGSTSRVGSPNGVGSSNLGVVNPAASRPDGTECDFLAIKVLPHLGLTEAMLNRFGGTQSFLSGRVNGQVFVSAHSYLPGRVNTNDRLQQDLLSALKDFSLTGMHL; this is encoded by the coding sequence ATGAGCAATGTACTCGATGTACTCGACCAACGTGCGTTTGATCTCGGGCGGGCGATAGGAGTCACCAGCCTGCTGCAGACTGTCTGGGTCTATGGCCGTCCGATCGACATCGACGGTCTGCGGCGGTTCCACGAACATCTTCGGCAGGGCCGGTTGTCCCGCCGCATCGAGCAGTCACCCTTGCCGTTCGGCCGCCACCGCTGGATAGCCTCCGGGGGTTCATCCGACCTCGAGATCGTCGAGACAGCCCGCCCGCGGGAACAATTCGACGACTGGCTCGATGAACAGGTCAACACTCCGCTGGATTGCGAGCACGGTCCTGGATGGCACCTGGCGGTGCTCCCGTTCACCGACGGAGGCGCCGGTGTGAGCCTGGTCGTCTCGCACTGCCTGACAGACGGCGTCGGGCTGTGCGAGGCGCTGGCGGACGCGGCACTTGGCCGCGACGATCCGATGAGCTGGCCTGCAGCGGCATCGCGCAGCCGTGGGAAAGCTCTGCTGCAGGACAGCTGGCAAGCTGTGCGCGACATCCCTGCCGTGGGCCGTGCTGTCGTCGCCGCCATCCGGTTGGCCAGGCGCAGCCGTGCCGGTGCCGCACCGACCATCACGCCACCGACGTTGCCCGGCGCCGACGAACCCACTGCGGTTCCGATGGCAACGATCTTCGTCGATGCCGAGGAGTGGGACGCTCGCGCCCAAGCACTCGGCGGGACCAGCAATTCATTGTTGGTGGGATTGGCGGCCCGGCTGGCCCATCGCGCTGGACGGGTCGGCGCGGACGGCTCCGTCGTCGTGGGAATGCCGGTCAATCAGCGCGCTGACGGCGATACCCGCGCCAATGCGATCGGCAACGCCGCAGTCACCGTCGACCCTGAACTCGCGACGACGGATCTGCGTGAGATCCGGGCTGCGGTCAAGCAAGCGCTGATTCGTCACCCGGACGTGCCTGACGAGGTGTATGCGGTGAACGCCATCATTCCGCTGTTGCCCAAGCGGTTTCTCGGGTCCACGTCCCGTGTCGGTTCACCCAACGGGGTCGGTTCGTCCAACCTCGGTGTGGTGAATCCGGCTGCCAGCCGGCCCGATGGCACGGAGTGCGACTTCTTGGCCATCAAGGTTCTGCCCCATCTGGGGCTGACGGAAGCGATGCTCAACCGGTTCGGCGGTACGCAGTCGTTTCTGTCGGGGAGGGTGAACGGACAGGTCTTCGTCTCGGCCCATTCCTATCTGCCGGGTCGGGTCAACACGAATGACCGTTTACAACAAGACCTCTTGAGCGCTTTGAAGGACTTTTCGCTCACCGGAATGCATCTGTGA